The DNA region TAAAACCGTGCAGCTTCAAACATATCTCCCCCAATCCAGGAGTGCTTTTGTAtcggttttttttctgtatctTTGCCTTAAAATACCTTAAACTTCTCGCTCGCTCACACACGATCAAACAAAGCGCACGAAACGCGGTGTTTACTTCTTGCCGGTGGCCGCAACCTGCTGCGCGCTCTCCTCTTCCTTGGCGATGGTCTGCAGCAGCTCCTGCTTCTTGTTGGCGATGCGCTCCTCGCGGCGCTTGCGGGCCTCGCGCACCTTGGTACGCTTGGCTTCGGCCTGGTCGCTCAGCATCTTGCTGCGCGCCTTCTCGGCCTTCCGCTTGTGGATGTGCTCCATCAGGATGCGCTTGTTCTTGAACACGTTACCCTTCGCGCGCATGTACAGATCGTGGTACAGGTGGCGGTCGATCTTCTTCGCCTCGCGGTACTTCTTGAGCAGGCGACGCAGCACGCGCATACGGTTCATCCACAGCATCTTCTGGGGCATACGCGCGTTCGCCGTACCCTTCCTCTTGCCGTAGCCGCAGTGGCGGCCCTTGCGGCGCGCGATTGTGTTCTTGCGGACACGGTAACGCGAGTGCACCACCACCGGCTTCTTGATGATCAGACCATCCTTGATCAGCTTGCGGATGCTCTGGCCTGCGTGGGAGGGGGGGGAGAGGGCGGAGAAGAATTAGTCTCTCTAGGTGTTAGGAATTAATTAAACAGTTTCTGGCATATTTCTTCAGTATGAACCAAACTTTGAATGTCTTCAGGTCAAGTGATTGACGCTCAGAAGGATGTGTGAAAGTATTCATCATGGAAAATATGCCAGGCGAGAAATTGCTTCTGTTTCAATTGAttgtttaagatttaaaattaagatcGAGGATTTAAGTAGCTTTCTATCACTAcacggttgccagatcttcaatgttcacGTCTTATCGAAGAAATCTATGTTTTAAATACTTATTTATTGAACACCAATTCTCTAGAAGTTGTCTTCACAAAAATGAAAGAATCGAGCATTTCTTATTTGACTAAACTTTAAGAAAGTACTCATAACATtggacagagttgccagatcaccaatctttgtttttattgaaaacgtattccaactTTTTCACTATTCGCGATTTTATCAAAATCCTTGCTACAAAAACTCTTGAACAAATCCATTAAACAGTACCAGTTTCCGGAACACaaccaaaaaaacaataaaaatactcACGGGAGTTGGTGTTTCCAATCTCGTTGATTTCGTTAGGATCCAACCAGACCTTCTTCTTGCCACATCGCATAACCGAGGCTGCCAGCCTCTTCTGGAGCTTGAGGGAACTGTGGAAAAGGAAAAATAGAACCAAATCAATCCAAGCATGCCACAGACCGGAGGAGGTTAGAGataaacaaaagaaaataaCAATCTGTCAAGAAGTCACGGCCAAGTGTGATCAAAACGAGGAATTTCCACTAAAAATTCGCAGCAAAACCAAAATTTCACCATAATCTCAGGAATCATTTCCCAATCGCACGCAATTCACTGGCAATGTCGGCACTTCACGTAAAAAACGCACACGAAGCCGAATCTGACGGGGCCTTCGCCCTTCCTCCATTAGAATTCTGTTGTGTcgccaaaggcaccaaaatgcCAATCACccaaaacaccgcaaaaatcgccgaaaattcaCGAAACCTTCACGCGCCGTCCGCGCCACTAGTTAATCCATCGTTTGATCACACTTTTGCGCCGGCTTGCGACCATTTTCACGCAGAAATTCAGCAAAATTCGAGCGGCCGTCGTACCTCATGTTGCTTGTTGTTTCCTCGCAGAAGTAAAAAGAAAGCTCCTGTCGGCCGGGCGGAAGTACTACACAGCGCGACCGCTGACGAGCGGCTGTCAGATTGGGCAGAAAGCTGTGGCTGTCACTTTGAAAGCTCTGTaaggaatttattttttgattatcgCGAGTCAAGTTGCATTctcaaattacatttttttaaaggaaattttagaatttaaagcaTTAGGGGGCGCAATTAACTAATTTAGtattatttaagtatttatttattgaaaacaacctcacaaaattgaatttttcagcgCAGTCTAAAATCTGCAGCAATACGATATTTCTGTAGCACATAGTGAAATTTGAAGCGGCGCTGCACGATGATAAAAAACGGAAATACCTTTGAATCGACTGTTGATGCTAGTACAGAGTGAATTCACTAATTCGAATGGAACTTCATTCAAACTCGCGAAATCGATCTcgctaattgggtactaaagtcctatgtcaatttttatgtacaacggtaaaaaacacgattaaaaaccatttctgatcactttttttcgttttaatgcaaaatttttttttgacaagacaacattttttcgatggatcaactatggtccccttggaacgagctgtcaagtaggagcttttctgtcaagaaggaccgcgaggttaatttttcaaaattgatttaaaaatccattttaaactctttgtgctcgtacaaagggtcattatactcagaaaaataagctttatcgctgtaaacaataatatcagcaatctaagcttcattttaggacccaattgggtcctaaaattaagcttaaatttgtgatattattgttcacaacgataaagcttatttttttaatccaatgaCCCTTTAAACGACCACAAagattgaaaaatggatttttaattcaattaaaaaaaaaatactttacggCCTTTCTTGAAAGAAAAGGTCCTACCTGACAGCTCGTTTAAAGGGGACCAtaacccaagcaacacactttgtcagataatcGTATTTCCTAATTGGTTGTATAACCAATCCGCCTCGTtatcacaacttgttctacaactcctgtgaattggaaaaagcgcactttttgttgttgtataacttgccctttttctggcaagttatcagagtaagttgtacaaatgtttttgacaacactgtgctatctaacaagagattcatcgaaaaaaggggcgtggtttacggttgtgctgtcaaatcaaagcgcacactggaaaGGAAAGTTAGATAGAAAACAGCTATCTAACCGTCGACTAACATACATATAAACAAACGTTTCCTAtaagaatttcaatcaacgacgaagctaataaaaaagagtacgcttgtttctgcaagatttattaaaaataattcgagattgaattaaaaaaaagaaaaaaacaatcatgGCGTGCATGTGTGAAATTCCCTGCAAGgtgaacttttagattttccttttttgatgaacttcctctgtcccaagattcgatccgacgacttcgacgacttgttgttatctccacggcaggtccaggcgctcTTCCGCATTGCTCCACGGGGCTTCATACTAAATAAGCTAACCTAATCGTCAATAAGAAGGTTGCTGTCTGTTTTGTTAGCTAAAGTACGAAGACTGTCATTGAAattgaagttatataagtttgtttcaagtcagtttttataactccattatacaactttgttataacaaaccgtttcaactgtcacttcgattaccgtaccacggagtaatattgaaaatcggtttgattttgatttgttgttttctctatcataaactctataagctgataatttttgtaCATAGCTTTTACCAGTGACATGTTTACAAATTAATCGGTCAACaatcgaaactattgttttcttcaatgaataaacattattgaaactctaaattcctcatgtacaaatttacaccacctaacaacacgcaatgtcaagttgaatatgtatgttgagcatcagttatataatctatcctccgataacatttgtgtaacaaagcgagaaaacctaaggttatttgtagaatggttggccacgcccatttttcagaagatgccgtcacatgacaatgttgGATAAGCaatgaaacaaacagtgcaatattgtttttattcaacaaactgttttcgagtaaaacattgcagatgagggaacagcatcttggcatatcagcacttggacgttcaattacagctcttaaaaagtgttttcgagtgaaatcgagtgataaatagctcaatatgaAGTGAGCAAGTAAGCTTCTAtcaaaattgttccaaaataaattgttttaatagtgaaaatcagctaattggatggagttaggagcgagtgcataTACCCTATGTTGTGTAtaaaagttggaaaagagtgaagttggcTGTGTTTTAAAACTTGTATGGCACACATCTCATGAGTTACATAAGTCTGTTATACAAGTAGTGAAACAAACTGATATTTAACTAACGTTgacattttttctcgtatgttgatccaaaacagctgtctaactattattcaacagtcgacaagttatgagtgctacttgggaattgattcatcgaaaaaatgttgtctcgtcaatagacaaatccagcgaaagctcaacgctgctttttgatggtgagagatttgacagctcccatactaaatgtctcgattttcatactttttattaattttcttctaaaataaaacacttaacatatgaaaactatatatttttggagcccaaaattcctgctgaatcgaatggtgtactcatctcaattgcaaatttttcgaacagtttttattttaataataatctagacacattttgtgcacttaatcaatcaatacttttatcataaataatcattttattgcttaaaaattgagttttcctgagctcccatattcaaatacatggaagctgtcatttctaacaccattggccacctagcggccatttcaaactggatacgtctatatttttgccttcttcaccttactgaggaaaggctataaaatcacttgaaaaatgaacttattcatttgacctcgtagacctgtagacccaccttcacgtatacatacacacaaaaaaatattaccgtaAAGACAAAAGTaccttatttttgatttaaaaagttgctaaaattagcttgagggaaagtttttttttgttcaaaatataaaaacttttacaggtaaagtttttgaaaatctctttactaactgatttaaaagtcttaacttttaatacgactgtagaatttctttcattttgacgttctcgtGTACCCGTGTACGACTAAgttccaaatgtaaacaaacactttggtggGTTCAGTGGTGCTGTTAATTCTAGGCAGCAGCCAGGAATCGGAAGTGGAATCCTTCGtgagccaaacagcagcagcggaacgccTTTGCAGGTGCGGGACGAGGTGAAGTGCTCAAGAAGGACAAAGCGAGCTTCCTGCAGGAACTGCAGCGGTTCCACGATCGGAATGGGTAAGAAGAAAGCTTGGGTGTTTTGTGGGgcttgtgattgattttgtttgttttttttttaggatgggaggtaggaatgtggattcgcaccggttgtattcggtggtggtggcccgGAATTGGTGGTTGAAGGTCAATTCCCGCGAGGACTGTAACGAGATCATCGAGGAGATGGCGCTGCCGAAGAGTTGCGTGAACAACGAGATTGCGTTGAAGAAGATAAACATCCGGTTTTTGGACAAGTACGAGACAGGTGATTTTCACGGTGAGGAGAAGGAGCCGACGAAGAGGAGGACGTCGAGAAGCGGGATAATCAGAGGTAGCCAGAgcggatgttgcactcggtgccggcggtttacAACACCTGTGAGTAATGAGAATGTGTACAGTAGCTTGCCAACTTCACTTACTTCCATCTCTTTTAGCAAATAACCGCCCACAAACGCTCATCTCGCGATGGCGCAGCTCCAGCCGAATGAACCCTGGACAGCGTGCCGAAAAAATCTTTGTCATTCTCGAAAGAGGATGAAGTGCTCGAAATCGAATCCCGTTCCGAGGGCCTCATCAATCCAATCttccggatgcgcttccagAATCGGGAACTCCCCGTTAAGGCACTTCACTTTCCAGCCAGGAAACGTCGATCACCCTTGCCGAATCTACAGACAACTTCTCCAAACCTGTCCTGATGAAGGCCGGCAACGTGACCATCCTGTTCTCTACTTTGCTGTCGCGCGTCGAAACGTCCGTCTGGAACCGTCCAGCTTGGGGTCTTCGAAATTGACCGGTAGAGTACCCTAAGAATCGGTACAGCTTGGACTCGGATTTTGGCCAGAAGCGTTAAATACAATAACATAATGTCTTATTTAACATactgtttaaaacttttaaaaataaatataaaatcaagCCTAGAATCaagcacatttttctgaaattaacaCTGTAGtattaaatgttgtttattcttgctataaaaggtttcttttccaattgggtcctaaaatgaagcttagattgctgatattattgtttaaagcgataaagcttatttttctgagtacaatgaccctttgtacgaccacaaagagtttaaaatggatttttaaaccaattttgaaaaattaacctcgcggtccttcttgatagaaaagcttctacttgacagctcgttccaaggggaccattgttgatgcatcgaaaaaatgttgtcttgttaaaaaaaaattgcattaaaatgaaaaaaaagtaatcagaaatggtttttaatcgtgtattttaccgttgtacataaaaatttacacagggctttagtacccaattaaaagtaaaacacttttatcgatacaacgattttgttccataaatgcatggtagtacactcaacccccggtggttggtcactttttcgtttgacacttttttagtttgtaccccgttggttggtcaaagtcaaactaaaaagtgacgaactgtcactttttacacggcgctcacacacactatcaaaacaaacgtttggtagtgtgtgtgaactccgtgtaaaaagggtgtcaaactaaaaatgaccccgttcgtttgacaacagttggtgtcaaaccatcggggtttgagtgtatcaaaaactttccaactcgAGTTCCAACtttcaaattgaaaagtttgaactttctacgaatattcaccgaaccctatcaaaagaaatgagtaataaagttgatttgttaaacatgttaagggcgAATGTCGAGgcgaatgttgctatttttactgaatgtattgactgtatgaatgtgaggaaggtgccaaccacctaaaggtggattaagtaacgtttttttacgttaaaatgaaaaaagtgatcagaaataggttttaatggtgttttttacagttttatataaaaatttacttaggagtaccaatcgaagcacgagaactgtcaaacggaggtaccaatcgagcataagacaaagggTACTTTTGGTTAGAGATGGCCGTTATCTTATATGCTCCGTTATCTTATAGGCTCTCTAGTTACGGAGGCAATAAATTTGTACGGCATGCCTCCTAAACATCCCTAGCTAACTTTTTGTCCTGCAACTGCTTGACTCAGAATCCCCGGATGTCCCATGAATCGGTAAATTATTGACCTTCATGTCCAGATTGTGAAACCAGACCAGATCCGGTACTGCaataattgaaatcaaaaagttatGTTTTTAGGATTATACAAATCTGTATTTCCtgttttttacatatgggacggacacgattagagcggcagtataaacatatggaagacaatagcttattgaacctcttaaaaaaactcaagatttgttgtggaattgtggtcagaaacatcagaaacatacattttgttcaatgttgaggattgtcaggttgaaattcactaaattatagttaaaaattagtgtttctaaatatacgtcggaacttgcagaaaacactacattcgcccACGTGATTTGGTTTATTAATGTTATtgtttagcccttttgttttttgcttgtaacACTACGTAGTTTCGGAATTTAGAGATGATGAAGGGtgttttaaaaacagttttgttcgctttacATGATGCTGAtgaaaactcagtttgtttacatctgagaGGTTTGCCCTTTTAATAAGTTGTTACTGAAGTCTACGTTTTGGAACTGATGTTACTTCAGCAGGGAAACGTTAGTAGGGAAAATTTTAGTTCTCGTATTGGCCACCAGATGGCGTCATTGAAATCCACTTTCCCTGCTCACATCACATCGTCAGCagggaaaaaaatgtgaagacagcagggaaagtgaaatttccctgctaacgtaaacaggattttttaaactataatttGTATCGTAAATGCAATCTTTTCAACAATATATTTGCATTgatgtatttaatttttttttacgtatTTCACAGCTTCAAatctgaacaaatattttccctgctaacgtaacAGTTACTGAGCcagaagaaaattttaaagtcatGGTCATGGATCACAAAAATAGGCGTTTTTAAAccataataataatttaagttaaaatttacaatcaaacttTTATACAAAGGTACTCAAATATGTTggtataaaatattttcaaatcattcctATTTTTCAAGTCTTCAGTAGCGAATTCTATCATTGGGGCGTGGCTTATTATTGTGATGAGCATTTTTCTTGCTAACTTCACAGTTaccaagctttttttttatacaagctAAGGTGCAtgtaaaactatttaaaaataaatgagtaGGTATCTATTTAATTTTACACTACCACATTTTACTACCTTTTCATAAAAGTACGATTGGAATGtaaactcaaataaatattttgtttgaaataacaatatcatagatctagggttttttctcaaaatttattttccctaaaagagcactcagctagcaaaatctaaacgtagaaatatgtaccctccctgcaaaggcttataaattgatctcagttgaaaggttctccaaatctctgaattgcaaatgtcatcctggaacagaactgctaaaatctaataaaatcacaaattgaGTTGAATTGAAATAACATGATTAGTTAACTCTTAAAGATTTGGATTTTCTTGCAAATATTTCTTTACCATTAATCGCTTGGTATTAcatctttattttaaaacaatttaaatttctttttttttcgaaatttatatttttcagataaatgtcccagaatctatttttttaagtgaagtcccagacaaatcaaaaatgttttccctgctaacgtaatATTTAACTGAGTGTTACTTCAGCAGGGAAAACGTAGGCCATGTATTATAATAGCTGTGTGGCAAAGCTTCCACCTCGTTTGCGGTAGTTTGAGAGTTCAATTGCAGTTGATATTTTTTCCCGACATTATATGAACACCTTAGGGAAACCGACCTATAGTAGTTTAACATCAACATGAACCATTCTAACATTAGTTAAGTAATAacattgccactgaatccgcattGTAAATATCGGATTGGTACTCTTGAAAGCTGTTCCTCTCATGAGCCAGGAAAAACTATTTCAGTTTTTGTaatttcaggaaaatattattttgtaagCAATATAtcttatttcaaaaaacttgaaagCCACAAAAATCTATCATGTcccaatatgttttgaaaacataataaaaaataggCAGATTTTTTCCCAGCTGACTTCTCTTTCTTCACTGCTAACAACGTTGTGGGGGCGTGGCCTACGCTTTCCCTGCTGAAGTAATATTTGGCCCAGTAAACTgttacgttagcagggaaaacatttttgatttgtttgggacttcagcttaaaaaaaaccaattctgGAACGCGTGAACAGGGTGGTTTTGTAAGTGATTTCAGTTAAAAGAATCAATTATGAGACACAAACTGGACTCTCGAAAaataatcatgaatttttaaataattcagatGGATGTCGCTAGGAGTTTTGGCCAAATGTTCCgtagtttttgtaaaattggtcTAAAAAAACGTTCCAATGCCAAGCGATTAATAGTagagaaatatttttaaggaacTCTCTAAGATTTTGCCTACTATTTACGAAACGATtaacttaaattattattttggtttgaaaacgCCTATTTTTGTAATCCATGACCatgactttaaaattttcttctgGCTCAGTAACTgttacgttagcagggaaacaattaatttaaatacATCAAAGCAAATATATTGTTGAAAAGATTGCATTTACGGTACaaattatagtttaaaaaatcctgtttacgttagcagggaaattTCACTTTCCCTGCTGTCTTCACAATGTTTTCCCTGCTGACGATGTGATGTGAGCAGGGAAAGTGGATTTCAAAGACGCCATCTGGTGGCCAATACGAGAACTAAaattttccctgctaacgtttCCCTGCTGAAGTAATATCAGTGTTTTGGACCGGTACCCTGTGGTAAAAAACAGCGGCTACCAATCTGACGCTACCAAGGTTTGACAACGTTCAAGCTGTCAAAAGTCGGCCATCATAACTGATGgaccaaaattttcactttgccgTCGTTTTCGCTTTATAAAAAAGCAGCTTTTCCTCAAATAACTGCACTAATTCGGagcaaaaagtaatttaaaccTGCGGCAAACCACCGCCACTGGCAGCCGCAATGAAGGTACGTGAAACTCGCGTGAAATTGCGTGTTCTGAGtaatttatttcgtttttttttctccgctCCAGAAAATCGCCGAGCAAAAGCTGCAGGCCTTCGCGGTCGGAACGATGGGCAAGCGGCAGCTCAGCCGAAAGGAGCTCGAAGAGCAAAAGAAGCGCGAGGACGAGGCCGCGGCCGCACACGTACGTGACCACCTTCCCCCACTTAAGTTCTCTTGATTATCTTAGTTTTACACttgatttaaacaaaacaaaaaatctggcGCAAGAACCGCTCTCTAATCCAAATTGACAATTTAAGGCGTTCAAAGAGTTTGTTGAAACGTTTCAAGAAGCTCCCTCCAAGATTTCCAAGGTATGGGTCAAGGCCGGAACGTACGACGCTGGGTCCAGAAGTAAGTTTGTTGGCGTGGGGTGGAATTTCCGGTTTGTGTCTCACGGATTGGACTGTTTTTCAGAGGAGGACGTCCGCGACAAGGGCAAATTGTACAAGCCGTCGTCGAGGCTGGAGGCGGAACACGAGAAGGCGAACGATTACGTGAAGATGGTGGCCAACGAGAGCAAGAAGGAGCTGCTGGCGAACAACAAGAAGAAAGCGCAGGAGAAGAAGAAGAGCAATCTGGAGTTGTTCAAGGAGGAGCTGAGGCAGATTCAGGAGGAACGCGAGGAGCGGCACAAGTACAAGCATATGGCCAAGTCGATGGTTCCGGCGTCGTCGACGTCGCTGGAGCAGGAGACGTACAAGGAGGAGAAGGAGACGGGCTCGTTCGACAATGGAGATCCGAACACGACCAATCTGTACCTGGGGAATTTGAATCCGAAGGTGGGTTGGGTTGGGGAGAGACGGCTTGGAAtgagttttgtttgtttttacagATCTCGGAACAAGCGCTGATGGAACTGTTTGGTAAGTACGGTCCACTGGCGAGCATCAAGATAATGTGGCCACGTTCGGAGGAGGAGCGTGCTCGTGGGCGGAACTGTGGCTTTGTAGCTTATATGAGTCGGCGGGACGCGGAGCGGGCACTTCGTGCGTTGAATGGCAAGGACGTCATGAACTACGAGATGAAGCTGGGCTGGGGCAAATCCGTCCCGATTATGACCCATCCGATCTACATTCCGCCGATTTTGGTGGCCTACACGTTGCCTCCTCCGCCCTCGGGGCTGCCCTTCAACGCACAAGCGCACCCCGCGGATCTGGACAACATTCCCAAGATGACCTCGCATGACTACATGAACGAGCCCGAGATGAAGCAGCAGATGGACGATGTGCTGTACAAATCCATCGTGAAGGTGGTCATCCCGACGGAACGTGCACTGCTCATGCTTATCCACCGGATGGTGGAGTTCGTGATCCGCGAAGGACCCATGTTCGAGGCGTTGATTATGACACGCGAGATGGAGAATCCGATGTACAAGTTCCTGTTTGAGAACGAAAGCCCGTCGCACATCTACTACCGCTGGAAGCTGTTTTCGTTGCTTCAGGGCGACTCGGTCAACGATTGGCGCACCAAAGAGTTCCGGATGTTCCGCGGCGGGTCAATCTGGAAGCCGCCTCCGATCAACTTTTACACCCAGGGAATGCCCGAGGAGCTGCTGGCCGACCTGGAAGGCATCGACTGCAACAAGGGCAACCTTTCGGTGGCGTAAGTCGCTACTCATAACTTTAACTTCTCAAATTAATAACAACTTCAATTTTCAGCCAACGCGACCGCCTCGAGGACCTCATCCGCCACCTGACGCCGGAGCGCCAGAAGATCGGCGACGCGATGATCTTCTGCATCGAGCATGCGGACGCGGCCGAGGAGATCTGCGAGTGTATCGCGGAGTCACTGTCGAGCAACGAAACCATGGTCAAGCGGAAGATCGCCCGCATCTACCTGATCTCGGACATTCTGCACAACTGCAGCGTCAAGGTGTCGAACGCGAGCTTCTTCCGGAAGGCGTAAGACTGTTACCAATTCGAAAATACAGCGGaaatttcaacactttttttcctcCAACAGCATGGAGAAGAACCTGCTGGACATCTTCAAGAGTCTCAACGCGTACCACATGCAGCTGGACAGCCGCCTCAAGGCCGAGGGCTTCAAGTCGCGCGTGATGAACGTGTTCAAGGCGTGGGAGGAGTGGGCCGTCTACCCGAAGGAGTTTCTGCTCAGGCTGCAGCACACCTTCCTGGGGATTACGATTGTGAGTAGATTCACTAATTGGTTTAAGGCTGAtacgcagatcggaaggaacgcaaaacttcatatgaaaaaaagcgcccaagaaacggtcaaggaaagggtcacgaaaagatttttcttaagcggtacgcagctgaaaaggaacagaaacgaAATctggcgtttgacgtttcttcgcacggtaaaaaaatatttttgatttgctTATTTGAATGCAACTGAAAATTAGAAACGTATCAATAATATTCTATTCGATATAACAGTATTGAAAATTTCTGATTGCCTTATAATGCCGAAACTCAAAATGCAGAATCATGAAATTAAAAGTACAGATGTTGTTCTTGCTCGAAATGAAGTAAACCAAAGGGGGCTGAGGCATTCAATTTTCtgacagaaaaattaaaaaaattgaaaacatcgaCATTTTGAATACGTAAAATTGAATAAGAAATTCAAAAGGGTACAACtacaaaattagatttttttttcatttagaaattcaaacaaattaaatcgggattcagaatttttttaattacgaaaatacCATTAATAactttgcaggccaaggattgatacctaagagcatgcaatggcagtgaccttgttgcgtgctcttcggttgacgtccacgtaaggaacatcctggaaggagcgtaactaactacatccgtagttctgttagatcatctgaattatcttgatcagaacagtatagctctggttccttgcgagtgacctccacgttggcttggttttcatgatgacctagctggtggcctgtggaaacggatcgtaaacctttgaccaccgcgggtcagag from Culex quinquefasciatus strain JHB chromosome 3, VPISU_Cqui_1.0_pri_paternal, whole genome shotgun sequence includes:
- the LOC6047865 gene encoding 60S ribosomal protein L19 codes for the protein MSSLKLQKRLAASVMRCGKKKVWLDPNEINEIGNTNSRQSIRKLIKDGLIIKKPVVVHSRYRVRKNTIARRKGRHCGYGKRKGTANARMPQKMLWMNRMRVLRRLLKKYREAKKIDRHLYHDLYMRAKGNVFKNKRILMEHIHKRKAEKARSKMLSDQAEAKRTKVREARKRREERIANKKQELLQTIAKEEESAQQVAATGKK
- the LOC6047864 gene encoding U2 snRNP-associated SURP motif-containing protein, with product MKKIAEQKLQAFAVGTMGKRQLSRKELEEQKKREDEAAAAHAFKEFVETFQEAPSKISKVWVKAGTYDAGSRKEDVRDKGKLYKPSSRLEAEHEKANDYVKMVANESKKELLANNKKKAQEKKKSNLELFKEELRQIQEEREERHKYKHMAKSMVPASSTSLEQETYKEEKETGSFDNGDPNTTNLYLGNLNPKISEQALMELFGKYGPLASIKIMWPRSEEERARGRNCGFVAYMSRRDAERALRALNGKDVMNYEMKLGWGKSVPIMTHPIYIPPILVAYTLPPPPSGLPFNAQAHPADLDNIPKMTSHDYMNEPEMKQQMDDVLYKSIVKVVIPTERALLMLIHRMVEFVIREGPMFEALIMTREMENPMYKFLFENESPSHIYYRWKLFSLLQGDSVNDWRTKEFRMFRGGSIWKPPPINFYTQGMPEELLADLEGIDCNKGNLSVAQRDRLEDLIRHLTPERQKIGDAMIFCIEHADAAEEICECIAESLSSNETMVKRKIARIYLISDILHNCSVKVSNASFFRKAMEKNLLDIFKSLNAYHMQLDSRLKAEGFKSRVMNVFKAWEEWAVYPKEFLLRLQHTFLGITIVEKQPEEEPEEDIEDEDLDGVPLDGAALLKSAMLKGMADTDSRTPVLKHDIYSDEEDIDGMPLDATEDIDGVPMQSSEEKLKTGGSFIPSKWETVDASQIEAQAVTTSKWDTLDPVAPAPPHISLRGDEDSDEGGGTKDDQARRLRLREIEVKIVQYQDEFESGTRQVRVGWTLGEEIAHYRRKLIKKAEKELRQQQQLQLQQLQAQDDSDEDDDDDDDTDEYERSSSSRKASKRSVSPEVPTRKHKKTRRSSSSEYVRETTSKSSRRSRSPLYSSSSRSKREASPSPVRTTSKSSRHRHPSRSVSRSPTRSSRHQDRSLSPVSRSKYDLLESPVASRSSSSKYDKYETSSSKYDKYEKYDKYETVPASSSSSKHDRERDRDTRDRKYASSKYEAVSSKYEEVSDSRRYRSPSPVRSSRDSYRYATASGSSSSSKHKKHKY